In the genome of Bradyrhizobium sp. CIAT3101, one region contains:
- a CDS encoding isocitrate lyase yields MNYQPRGITTFQGPASYQNEVEAAQALLKTQPTWNGVSAEAVARMRLQNRFRTGLDVARYTAALMRADMAAYDKDPTKYTQSLGCWHGFIAQQKLISVKKHFGGKTDRTYLYLSGWMIAALRSEFGPLPDQSMHEKTSVPALIEELYTFLRQADSRELNDIFRSLDKARKEGDKTREKELIAKIDNFQTHVVPVIADIDAGFGNAEATYLLAKKMIEAGACALQIENQVSDEKQCGHQDGKVTVPHEVFIAKIRACRHAFLELGVEDGVIVTRTDSLGAGLTQQIAVSHKPGDIGDQYNSFLDCEEITAENARNGDVIINRNGKMMRPKRLPSNLYQFRPGTGEDRCVLDSITSLQNGADLLWIETEKPHIEQIAKMVDRIREVIPNAKLAYNNSPSFNWTINFRQQVYDAMKEAGKDVSKYSRAELMKPEYDDTPLAIEADERIRTFQADSAKRAGIFHHLITLPTYHTAALSTDNLAREYFGDQGMLGYVKNVQRQEIRQGIACAKHQNMAGSDIGDDHKEYFAGEAALKAGGAHNTMNQFG; encoded by the coding sequence ATGAACTACCAGCCCCGTGGCATCACCACCTTCCAGGGCCCGGCCTCGTATCAGAACGAAGTCGAGGCGGCCCAGGCGCTCCTCAAGACCCAGCCGACCTGGAACGGGGTGTCGGCCGAGGCCGTCGCGCGCATGCGCCTGCAGAACCGCTTCAGGACCGGCCTGGACGTCGCCCGCTACACCGCGGCGCTGATGCGGGCCGACATGGCGGCCTATGACAAGGATCCGACCAAGTACACCCAGTCGCTGGGCTGCTGGCACGGCTTCATCGCCCAGCAGAAGCTGATCTCGGTCAAGAAGCATTTCGGCGGCAAGACCGATCGCACCTATCTGTACCTGTCCGGCTGGATGATCGCGGCGCTGCGCTCCGAATTCGGACCGCTGCCCGACCAGTCGATGCACGAGAAGACCTCGGTGCCGGCGCTGATCGAAGAGCTCTACACCTTCCTCCGCCAGGCGGATTCCCGTGAGCTCAACGACATCTTCCGTTCGCTCGACAAGGCGCGCAAGGAAGGCGACAAGACCCGCGAGAAGGAGTTGATCGCGAAGATCGACAACTTCCAGACCCACGTCGTGCCCGTCATCGCCGACATCGACGCCGGCTTCGGCAATGCCGAGGCGACCTATCTGCTCGCCAAGAAGATGATCGAGGCGGGTGCCTGCGCGCTGCAGATCGAGAACCAGGTCTCCGACGAGAAGCAGTGCGGTCACCAGGACGGCAAGGTCACCGTGCCGCACGAGGTGTTCATCGCGAAGATCCGCGCCTGCCGCCACGCCTTCCTCGAGCTCGGCGTCGAGGACGGCGTCATCGTCACCCGCACCGACTCGCTCGGCGCCGGTCTCACGCAGCAGATCGCCGTCAGCCACAAGCCGGGCGACATCGGTGATCAGTACAACAGCTTCCTCGATTGCGAGGAAATCACCGCTGAGAACGCCCGCAATGGCGACGTCATCATCAACCGCAACGGCAAGATGATGCGCCCGAAGCGGCTGCCCTCGAATCTCTATCAGTTCCGTCCCGGCACGGGCGAAGATCGCTGCGTGCTCGACAGCATCACCTCGCTGCAGAATGGTGCTGACCTGCTCTGGATCGAGACCGAGAAGCCGCATATCGAGCAGATCGCCAAGATGGTCGACCGTATCCGCGAGGTCATCCCCAACGCGAAGCTCGCCTACAACAACTCGCCCTCGTTCAACTGGACCATCAACTTCCGTCAGCAGGTTTACGATGCGATGAAGGAAGCCGGCAAGGATGTCAGCAAGTACAGCCGCGCCGAATTGATGAAGCCGGAATACGACGATACGCCGCTGGCGATCGAAGCCGACGAGCGCATCCGCACCTTCCAGGCGGATTCGGCCAAGCGTGCCGGCATCTTCCACCACCTGATCACGCTGCCGACCTATCACACGGCCGCGCTGTCCACCGACAACCTCGCCCGCGAGTATTTCGGCGATCAGGGCATGCTCGGCTACGTCAAGAACGTGCAGCGCCAGGAGATCCGTCAGGGCATCGCCTGCGCCAAGCACCAGAACATGGCCGGCTCCGATATCGGCGACGACCACAAGGAGTACTTCGCGGGTGAAGCTGCCCTCAAGGCGGGCGGCGCCCACAACACGATGAACCAGTTCGGCTAA
- a CDS encoding short-chain fatty acyl-CoA regulator family protein, whose amino-acid sequence MPAESGKKLFVGPRFRRIRQQLGLSQTQIAEGLGISPSYVNLIERNQRPVTAQILLRLAETYDLDLRDLATADEDRFFAELNEIFSDPLFRQIDVPKQELRDLAELCPGVTHALQRLYAAYAEARQGETLAAAQMADRDVGTRYEANPVERVRELIEANRNYFPELEQAAENLRDELDVPAEGLYAALAARLREKHSIQTRIMPVDVMRETLRRFDRHRRQLLISELVDPPGRAFQLAFQLGLGECAQALETIIGRAGPLDDAPRRLFRITLGNYFAAAVMMPYPAFLAAAEALNYDIHVLAQRFNSDFEQVCHRLTTLQRPNARGIPFFLLRVDNAGNVSKRFSSGTFPFSKFGGTCPLWNVHSTFDTPDRLLKQVIELSDGTRYFSIAQMVRRPVAPHPLPQPRFAIGLGCEIRHAARLTYAAGMDLEKTEGTPIGVNCRLCERENCAQRAEPPITRTLILDETTRRVSSFAFSNAREL is encoded by the coding sequence ATGCCCGCTGAGTCCGGGAAAAAGCTGTTCGTCGGTCCACGCTTCCGGCGGATCCGTCAGCAATTGGGGCTGTCCCAGACCCAGATCGCCGAGGGGCTCGGGATCTCGCCGAGCTATGTCAATCTGATCGAGCGGAACCAGCGGCCGGTGACGGCGCAGATCCTGCTGCGGCTGGCCGAAACCTACGATCTCGATCTGCGCGACCTCGCCACCGCCGACGAGGACCGCTTCTTCGCCGAGTTGAACGAGATCTTCTCCGATCCGCTGTTCCGCCAGATCGACGTTCCCAAGCAGGAGCTGCGCGACCTCGCCGAGCTCTGTCCCGGCGTCACCCATGCGCTGCAACGGCTCTACGCAGCCTATGCCGAGGCACGCCAGGGCGAGACGCTGGCGGCGGCCCAAATGGCCGACCGCGACGTCGGCACACGCTACGAGGCCAATCCGGTCGAGCGCGTGCGCGAGCTGATCGAGGCCAACCGCAATTATTTCCCGGAGCTCGAGCAGGCGGCCGAAAACCTGCGGGACGAATTGGACGTGCCGGCCGAAGGGCTCTATGCCGCACTCGCGGCACGCCTGCGCGAAAAGCATTCGATTCAGACCCGGATCATGCCGGTCGACGTGATGCGCGAGACGCTGCGCCGTTTCGACCGCCATCGCCGCCAGCTCCTAATCTCTGAACTGGTCGATCCGCCCGGCCGCGCCTTCCAGCTCGCCTTCCAGCTGGGCTTGGGTGAATGCGCGCAGGCGCTTGAAACCATCATCGGCCGCGCCGGTCCACTCGACGACGCGCCGCGTCGGCTGTTCCGCATCACGCTCGGCAATTATTTTGCAGCAGCGGTGATGATGCCCTACCCGGCCTTCCTCGCGGCTGCCGAAGCGCTCAACTACGATATCCACGTGCTGGCGCAGCGCTTCAATTCCGACTTCGAGCAGGTCTGCCATCGCCTCACCACGCTGCAACGGCCGAACGCGCGCGGCATTCCGTTCTTCCTGCTGCGCGTCGACAATGCCGGCAACGTCTCGAAGCGCTTTTCCTCGGGCACATTCCCGTTTTCGAAATTCGGCGGCACCTGTCCCTTATGGAACGTGCACTCGACCTTCGACACGCCCGATCGCCTCCTGAAGCAGGTGATCGAGCTCTCCGACGGCACGCGCTATTTCTCGATCGCGCAGATGGTGCGCCGACCGGTGGCACCGCACCCGCTGCCGCAACCGCGCTTCGCCATCGGCCTCGGCTGCGAGATCCGCCACGCCGCGCGCCTGACCTACGCCGCGGGCATGGATCTGGAGAAGACGGAAGGCACGCCGATCGGCGTCAACTGCCGGCTCTGCGAGCGCGAAAACTGCGCCCAGCGCGCCGAGCCGCCGATCACGCGCACGCTGATTTTGGACGAGACGACGCGACGGGTGTCGAGTTTCGCGTTCTCGAATGCGCGGGAGTTGTGA
- a CDS encoding antibiotic biosynthesis monooxygenase, producing MYAAIRQAKAKSGSAEELARRIKDGAVPIISDVDGFRAYYVVYAGDDTVTAISIFDKFEQAEEANRRAIAWIEKDLGSLLAGHASAAAGPVIVHTLA from the coding sequence ATGTATGCCGCCATCCGTCAGGCCAAGGCCAAGAGCGGAAGCGCCGAAGAGCTGGCGCGCCGCATCAAGGACGGCGCCGTTCCGATCATCAGCGACGTCGACGGCTTCAGGGCCTATTACGTGGTCTATGCCGGCGACGACACGGTGACCGCGATCTCCATCTTCGACAAGTTCGAGCAGGCCGAGGAAGCGAATAGGCGCGCGATCGCCTGGATCGAAAAGGATCTTGGCTCGCTGCTGGCAGGGCATGCGAGTGCCGCGGCGGGGCCGGTGATCGTGCATACGCTGGCGTAG
- a CDS encoding tetratricopeptide repeat protein yields the protein MTRAAVPLLIVLGVAIGLSTHTVVNCGDEDEPDICSAVIGFSPFRGSLIAFAYEGRGRIALRHGDNGRAIADFNEAIHLNPNRASLYRDRAQAYRRNGDLGLAIADFDEAIALDPKPAVPYHERGLALAAKGDLDRAILSYSTAVRLDPTDAQARLDRGLAFLARGQADDARSDFEAAVALPSGKDSRARDAARAKLAELAHAEPTQVSTPRR from the coding sequence ATGACCAGAGCTGCCGTGCCATTGTTGATCGTCCTGGGCGTGGCCATTGGCCTGTCCACGCATACGGTCGTGAATTGCGGCGATGAGGACGAGCCCGATATCTGCTCGGCCGTGATCGGCTTCTCGCCGTTTCGTGGCTCCCTGATCGCCTTTGCTTATGAGGGGCGCGGGCGGATCGCGCTGCGCCACGGCGACAACGGCCGGGCGATCGCCGATTTCAACGAAGCCATCCACCTCAATCCCAACCGCGCCTCGCTCTATCGCGACCGCGCGCAGGCGTACCGTCGGAACGGCGATCTGGGCCTTGCGATTGCCGATTTTGACGAGGCCATCGCGCTCGATCCCAAGCCGGCGGTGCCCTATCACGAGCGCGGCCTCGCGCTCGCCGCCAAGGGCGATCTCGACCGCGCGATTTTGAGCTACAGCACAGCCGTCCGCCTCGATCCAACGGATGCACAGGCGCGCCTCGATCGCGGCCTTGCGTTCCTCGCCCGCGGCCAGGCCGACGATGCCCGCTCAGATTTCGAAGCCGCCGTTGCGTTGCCGTCCGGCAAGGACAGCCGCGCACGCGACGCCGCGCGCGCCAAACTCGCCGAGCTTGCCCACGCCGAGCCGACCCAGGTCTCGACACCGCGGCGGTGA
- the htpX gene encoding zinc metalloprotease HtpX: MNYLRTAMLLAGLTALFMGVGYLIGGATGAMIALVIAAATNLFTYWNSDRAVLSMYGAHEVDRHSAPELVGLVAELAGRAGLPMPRVFVMDEAQPNAFATGRNPENAAVAVTVGLMNQLSREELAGVIAHELAHIKNHDTLLMTITATIAGAISMLAQFGMFFGGNRDNNGPGIVGSILMMILAPLGAMLVQMAISRTREYAADNLGARIAGQPMWLASALVKIEGAAHQVPNYDAERNPATAHMFIINPLSGHGVDNLFATHPSTQNRIAALQQLAAELGSQAAPSVGANENYPPQGPWGRSSSRGPSTGPSRGPWG, translated from the coding sequence ATGAACTACCTGCGTACCGCAATGCTTCTCGCAGGCCTCACCGCCCTGTTCATGGGCGTGGGCTATCTGATCGGCGGCGCTACCGGCGCGATGATCGCGCTCGTGATTGCGGCGGCGACCAACCTCTTCACCTATTGGAACTCCGATCGCGCGGTGCTCTCGATGTACGGCGCGCATGAGGTCGACCGTCACAGTGCGCCGGAACTTGTCGGGCTGGTTGCAGAGCTTGCGGGCCGCGCGGGCCTGCCGATGCCGCGCGTGTTCGTGATGGACGAGGCGCAGCCCAACGCCTTCGCGACCGGTCGCAATCCCGAGAATGCCGCCGTCGCCGTCACCGTCGGCCTGATGAACCAGCTCAGCCGCGAGGAGCTCGCCGGCGTGATCGCGCACGAGCTCGCGCATATCAAGAATCACGACACGCTGCTGATGACGATCACCGCCACCATCGCCGGCGCCATCTCCATGCTGGCGCAGTTCGGCATGTTCTTCGGTGGCAACCGCGACAACAACGGCCCCGGCATCGTCGGCTCGATCCTGATGATGATCCTGGCGCCGCTCGGTGCCATGCTGGTGCAGATGGCGATCAGTCGCACGCGCGAATATGCCGCCGACAATCTCGGCGCGCGCATCGCGGGCCAGCCGATGTGGCTGGCCTCGGCGCTGGTGAAGATCGAGGGCGCCGCGCATCAGGTGCCGAACTATGATGCCGAGCGAAATCCTGCGACCGCGCACATGTTCATCATCAACCCGCTGTCGGGTCATGGCGTCGACAATCTTTTCGCCACCCATCCCTCGACGCAGAACCGCATCGCGGCGCTCCAGCAACTTGCGGCCGAGCTCGGCTCGCAAGCCGCGCCGTCGGTCGGCGCCAACGAGAACTATCCGCCGCAGGGCCCGTGGGGCCGTTCGTCTTCCCGTGGTCCTTCAACTGGTCCTTCTCGTGGTCCCTGGGGCTGA